One segment of Alnus glutinosa chromosome 2, dhAlnGlut1.1, whole genome shotgun sequence DNA contains the following:
- the LOC133859578 gene encoding receptor-like protein kinase FERONIA, whose translation MRNLSMLTPFFYVFVSFSLLAHISSVSTSTPPYVAVDDITLNCGTSSNSTDQFSKREWMGDIRSKFTPIEEADHKSIASTPHSSVNTVPYSTARLSYSQFMYDFHLTPGPKFVRFYFYPVSYPGFEGSRDFFTVKAGSFTLLKNFSASILANSLKEVTLSKEFCINVGKDQKLNLTFIPFPSTSGKSYVFINGIEIVSMPDKLYYGAEGPSTVPKLVGQDTGFPIKEDMALEKVVRLNVGGGFISAAADTGMFREWSQQKDSSWLSGGVNPHQVSFIPRYTKISNYTAPDDIYRSALSKGPNTTKNQGSNLTLKLSVDPGFHYLVRLHFCEIVFPITKPSQRVFQINIDNKIAEEWADVIQWTQRNETPVYKDYVVYIQNKLNLFIALLPRLSPYGIADVILNAVEVFKLSGYDKNLAGPNPESVPSPPPAQQPASTASESETKKTKIIAIGSGVGFLVVLTLVCCMLLWKVRKTKRYDSYYPLSKCWCWPEPDKGKSTRTRASSLPEELCRHFSIDEIKTATHNFHEALIVGVGGFGSVYKGFIDDGTMIVAVKRLNPESKQGFREFWTEIEMLSLLRHVHLVSLIGFCDEEGEMILVYDYLSNGTLRHHLYETQDDPLSWKQRLKICVGAASGLNYLHTGVKQPIIHRDVKSNNILLDEKWVAKVSDFGLSKTGQDNTAVSTMVKGTLGYLDPDYVRRQQLTEKSDVYSFGVVLFEVLCARKALDQKLEIEQCHLANWARKCIERGTIGEIIDSYLKGKIAPECFKVYVEVAESCVRDQVNQRPVMKDVMEKLSFALDLQENADAAKEKINPGGEHSYPKVVLFSVVSSTCVSQNKNIYREQMLETDSGTGFTMTNTELTCPSLDSAITSQDVLTDTTNSKA comes from the coding sequence ATGAGAAACCTCTCAATGCTCACCCCTTTCTTCTACGTCTTCGTCTCATTCTCCCTTCTTGCTCATATCTCTTCAGTCTCTACTTCTACACCCCCTTACGTCGCTGTTGATGATATTACCCTCAACTGCGGCACTTCTAGCAACTCAACGGATCAATTCAGTAAGCGCGAGTGGATGGGAGACATACGCTCCAAATTCACTCCAATAGAAGAAGCTGATCACAAATCTATTGCCTCTACACCCCACAGCTCCGTAAACACGGTCCCCTACTCGACTGCCCGTTTATCTTATTCCCAATTCATGTACGACTTTCATCTCACCCCTGGCCCCAAATTCGTTCGCTTCTACTTTTACCCGGTTTCTTACCCAGGTTTTGAAGGGTCTCGGGACTTTTTCACTGTCAAAGCCGGTTCGTTCACCTTACTTAAGAACTTCAGTGCTTCCATCCTTGCTAATTCCTTGAAAGAAGTAACACTTTCTAAGGAGTTCTGCATCAACGTGGGAAAGGATCAAAAGTTGAATTTAACGTTCATCCCATTTCCAAGCACTTCTGGTAAGTCCTATGTTTTTATTAATGGAATTGAGATTGTTTCCATGCCAGACAAACTCTACTATGGGGCAGAAGGTCCAAGCACGGTCCCTAAATTAGTCGGTCAAGATACTGGTTTCCCCATAAAAGAAGATATGGCACTCGAGAAGGTTGTTCGATTAAACGTAGGCGGGGGCTTCATATCGGCGGCGGCAGACACTGGGATGTTTAGAGAATGGTCCCAGCAGAAAGATAGTTCTTGGTTGAGTGGAGGCGTAAACCCTCATCAGGTATCTTTCATACCCAGATACACAAAGATATCAAATTACACTGCACCAGATGATATCTATCGGAGTGCACTGTCAAAGGGTCCAAACACAACCAAGAACCAGGGTTCTAATTTGACTTTGAAATTATCCGTTGATCCAGGATTCCATTATTTGGTGAGGCTCCATTTCTGCGAAATAGTGTTCCCAATTACAAAACCCAGCCAAAGGGTATTCCAAATCAATATAGACAATAAGATAGCCGAGGAATGGGCTGATGTAATTCAATGGACCCAAAGGAATGAGACCCCTGTGTACAAGGACTATGTAGTATATATCCAAAACAAGCTTAATCTCTTCATTGCTCTACTACCTAGATTATCTCCCTACGGCATCGCCGATGTCATTTTAAACGCCGTGGAAGTGTTCAAATTGAGCGGCTATGACAAAAACCTTGCAGGTCCCAATCCTGAAAGTGTGCCCTCTCCACCGCCGGCTCAACAACCTGCTTCAACAGCCAGCGAGTCCGagacaaagaaaacaaaaatcattgcCATTGGGAGTGGTGTAGGCTTCTTGGTTGTGCTCACTCTAGTGTGTTGCATGCTTCTCTGGAAAGTAAGGAAGACCAAGCGCTACGATTCTTACTATCCACTATCCAAGTGCTGGTGCTGGCCCGAGCCAGACAAGGGAAAGTCAACAAGGACAAGAGCCTCGTCACTGCCCGAAGAACTATGCCGCCACTTCTCAATAGACGAAATCAAAACAGCAACCCACAACTTCCATGAAGCATTAATTGTTGGTGTCGGTGGCTTTGGCAGTGTGTATAAGGGTTTCATTGACGATGGTACCATGATTGTGGCGGTCAAGCGCTTGAACCCGGAGTCAAAACAAGGTTTCCGTGAATTCTGGACAGAAATCGAGATGCTCTCTCTGCTTCGCCACGTCCACCTTGTCTCTCTCATTGGATTCTGCGATGAGGAGGGCGAGATGATCCTCGTCTACGACTACCTGAGCAACGGGACTCTCCGCCACCACCTCTATGAAACTCAAGACGATCCCCTTTCGTGGAAACAAAGGCTCAAGATTTGTGTAGGGGCAGCGTCTGGCTTGAATTACCTGCACACCGGCGTGAAGCAACCCATTATCCACCGTGACGTGAAATCCAACAATATTCTGTTGGACGAAAAATGGGTGGCCAAGGTTTCGGATTTCGGGTTGTCCAAAACGGGTCAAGATAACACAGCAGTCAGTACCATGGTAAAGGGTACTTTGGGGTATTTGGATCCGGATTATGTACGGCGTCAACAACTAACAGAAAAATCTGATGTGTATTCCTTTGGCGTGGTGTTGTTTGAAGTATTATGTGCGCGAAAAGCATTGGATCAAAAACTGGAGATTGAGCAATGCCACTTGGCCAACTGGGCCCGAAAATGCATTGAGAGAGGTACGATTGGTGAAATTATTGATTCGTATCTGAAGGGCAAGATTGCTCCCGAGTGTTTCAAGGTATATGTGGAGGTCGCAGAGAGTTGTGTACGTGATCAGGTGAACCAACGGCCCGTGATGAAAGATGTGATGGAAAAGCTCAGTTTTGCATTGGACCTACAAGAGAACGCAGACGCTGCGAAGGAGAAAATCAATCCCGGTGGTGAGCATAGCTACCCAAAGGTGGTATTATTCAGTGTTGTCAGTTCCACCTGTGTTTCTCAGAACAAAAATATTTACCGTGAACAAATGTTAGAAACAGATAGTGGGACCGGGTTCACCATGACTAATACTGAATTGACCTGCCCAAGTCTTGATTCTGCTATCACTAGTCAAGATGTCTTGACGGACACCACCAACTCTAAAGCTTAG